Proteins encoded together in one Scheffersomyces stipitis CBS 6054 chromosome 5, complete sequence window:
- the AAD5 gene encoding aryl-alcohol dehydrogenase, whose translation MSASPVQNTKLGASGLSISPLIVGCMTFGKKKWADWVIEDEEKVFSILKKCYDSGLRTFDTADVYSNGHSEILLGKFLKKYNIPREKVVIMTKVFGTIDTSYEDFTFFTEMEKPAFEFANNKGLSRKHVLDAVKGSVERLGTFIDVLQIHRLDKETPKAEIMKSLNDVVVSGDVRYIGASSMKASEFCELQYIADKNGWTKFISMQNFYNLLYREEEREMIPFCKNNDLAEVGIIPWSPIATGILARPLGAKSAKSTRADTDWAKQFTGLDKLTEADETIVNRVEEIAKKHDTSMASVASAWVLSKGAHPILGINSVERVDDALKSLTFKLTAEETAYLEEPYKPKKVYGLFD comes from the coding sequence ATGTCAGCCTCTCCTGTTCAAAACACAAAACTCGGTGCTTCTGGATTGTCCATTTCTCCGCTTATTGTTGGTTGCATGACATTTGGTAAAAAGAAATGGGCCGACTGGgttattgaagatgaagaaaaggtcTTCAGcattttgaagaagtgcTATGATTCTGGTCTCAGAACATTTGATACTGCTGATGTCTACTCCAACGGTCATTCTGAGATCCTCTTGgggaagttcttgaagaagtacaacATCCCCAGAGAAAAGGTTGTTATCATGACCAAGGTGTTTGGTACCATTGATACCAGCTATGAAGACTTTACTTTCTTCACTGAAATGGAGAAGCCAGCTTTCGAATTTGCCAACAACAAGGGATTGTCTAGAAAACACGTTTTGGATGCTGTCAAGGGCTCAGTTGAGAGATTAGGAACATTCATCGATGTTTTGCAAATCCACAGATTGGACAAGGAAACCCCCAAGGCTGAAATTATGAAGTCTTTGAATGACGTTGTTGTTTCTGGAGATGTCAGATATATTGGTGCATCTTCCATGAAAGCCAGTGAGTTCTGTGAGTTACAGTACATTGCTGACAAAAATGGATGGACCAAATTCATTAGTATGCAaaacttctacaacttgCTTTACCGTGAAGAGGAGCGTGAAATGATTCCATTCTGTAAAAACAACGATTTGGCTGAAGTTGGAATAATCCCATGGTCCCCTATTGCTACTGGAATTTTGGCCAGACCTCTTGGTGCCAAATCTGCAAAGAGTACTAGAGCCGATACCGATTGGGCCAAACAATTCACTGGTTTGGACAAGTTAACTGAAGCTGACGAGACCATTGTTAACagagtagaagaaatcgcCAAAAAGCATGATACCAGCATGGCATCTGTTGCTTCTGCCTGGGTTTTGAGTAAGGGAGCTCATCCTATTCTTGGAATCAACTCTGTTGAGAGAGTTGATGATGCCTTGAAGTCGCTCACCTTCAAGTTaactgctgaagaaactgcCTACTTGGAAGAACCATACAAGCCAAAGAAAGTCTACGGTTTGTTTGATTAG
- a CDS encoding predicted protein, with the protein MTDNTEKYPPDIQKLFAPKPPLLYLSSSDFAAGQRATASITPVSAWRSEIDKYTVQLKEQDSSSIKKQPTKHQLQEEAAREKQLLKRESFKRQLREWNDPEILHQNEKEFMKDPYRTIFVSRLDFSLTELDISKHFSKYGVIESVRIIRDSVTGKSRGYGFIVFEREWDAQSCISEVARTGVRLPQAKRTILVDIERGRIVSNWRPRRLGGGLGGRHYTRPDPRFNSTASAAASGRSINIANNPHIPSGHSGHRQQPSYYPPTQSTFKSYPKETEKKPEKSVKDKYAKYAAVSESSGGYRSVGETRSIRSIRQG; encoded by the exons ATG ACTGATAATACTGAGAAGTATCCTCCGGATATCCAGAAgctttttgcacccaaacCGCCGCTCTTGTATTTGCTGTCTTCAGATTTTGCAGCTGGACAGAGAGCCACAGCATCCATAACACCCGTTTCAGCCTGGAGatctgaaattgacaaaTACACCGTTCAGTTGAAGGAGCAGGATTCTTCCAGCATAAAGAAACAACCAACAAAACACCAattacaagaagaagctgctcGTGAAAAACAGCTTCTCAAGCGAGAATCGTTCAAACGACAATTGCGCGAATGGAATGATCCCGAAATATTGCATCAAAATGAGAAAGAATTCATGAAAGATCCATATAGAACCATCTTTGTCTCTCGTTTAGACTTCAGCTTAACCGAGCTTGATATTTCTAAGCATTTCAGCAAGTATGGCGTGATTGAGTCTGTGCGTATTATACGTGACTCTGTAACCGGTAAATCTCGAGGATACGGCTTCATAGTGTTTGAACGAGAGTGGGATGCCCAGAGCTGTATCAGTGAAGTGGCGAGAACAGGTGTAAGACTTCCACAAGCAAAGAGAACTATTTTGGTAGATATAGAGAGGGGCCGTATAGTGCTGAACTGGCGTCCGCGCAGATTAGGAGGAGGTCTAGGAGGTAGACACTATACGAGACCCGATCCCCGTTTCAATAGTACAGCTTCAGCTGCAGCCAGTGGTAGAAGTATTAATATTGCTAACAACCCACATATACCGTCTGGTCATAGTGGCCATCGCCAGCAGCCGTCATATTATCCTCCAACACAGAGTACGTTCAAGAGCTATCCTAAAGAAACCGAAAAGAAACCGGAAAAGTCTGTCAAGGACAAGTATGCCAAGTATGCTGCTGTTCTGGAGTCGTCTGGTGGTTACCGTTCTGTGGGAGAGACCCGGTCAATCAGAAGTATAAGGCAGGGGTAA
- a CDS encoding predicted protein, with protein sequence MSAADDIQLNDSELSSLAYWDNFYAREKKEMMDNDDFVGEIWFDENGAEEKMVDFLVEELNEEQLFNEKEQIKVLDIGTGNCHLLVSLADALHEEYEGTAKFLHTGIDYSPNSIEFAQAIVDRQFDPSSPLRENHQFEFERVDLLQKQSAYLTKNASRFDVLLDKGTLDAIALSQQPLEDFDGKKPMNVYAGQVVQLMHKDSLLVITSCNFTEAELITLITSEKSLSVHKILKYPKFQFGGTEGTTITTVAFKKTK encoded by the exons ATGTCAGCTGCTGATGACATTCAACTCAACGACTCAGAGTTATCGAGTCTCGCGTA TTGGGACAACTTCTATGCCCGAGAAAAAAAGGAGATGATGGACAACGACGATTTTGTGGGAGAAATATGGtttgatgaaaatggagctgaagaaaagatggTAGACTTTTTGGTTGAAGAGCTCAATGAAGAGCAATTATTCAACGAGAAAGAGCAAATAAAGGTGCTTGATATCGGAACCGGGAACTGTCATTTGCTAGTAAGCTTGGCAGACGCTCTCCACGAAGAATATGAAGGTACGGCCAAATTTCTCCACACAGGTATTGATTACTCTCCAAACTCCATTGAGTTCGCTCAGGCAATAGTTGATAGACAGTTTGATCCTTCCAGTCCACTCAGAGAGAACCATCAGTTTGAGTTTGAAAGAGTGGACTTATTGCAGAAGCAAAGTGCTTATTTGACCAAGAATGCAAGTAGATTCGACGTACTTCTTGACAAGGGTACTCTTGATGCCATAGCGTTGAGCCAACAACCCTTGGAAGACTTCGATGGAAAGAAACCTATGAACGTCTATGCTGGCCAGGTGGTTCAGCTCATGCACAAGGATTCACTTTTGGTGATCACCTCTTGCAACTTTACAGAAGCCGAGCTAATTACGCTTATCACCTCCGAGAAGTCGTTGTCAGTACacaaaatcttgaagtatCCCAAGTTTCAATTCGGGGGTACTGAGGGTACAACCATCACTACGGTGGCTTTCAAGAAAACCAAGTAG
- a CDS encoding predicted protein produces the protein TSTTKPLVTSTFGANSKFGNAFKESLHKKSFLDDDSGNSNARENKKDSEHTEEKKTPAVQQYKQVELEQITKIQTGEENEISHFSATAKLFELDLTNISDGWKERGTGPLHLNQSKADKSVRLLMRSQGLLKVVLNYKVNSKTELLKGLEASLTPGKFVRLNSVRADGTPVQYLLKFGSEALRNDLVEKVDALKKEIDT, from the coding sequence ACTTCTACAACCAAACCATTGGTGACGTCGACTTTTGGTGCTAATTCCAAGTTTGGCAACGCATTCAAAGAGCTGTTACACAAGAAGTCATTTTTAGATGATGATTCCGGTAATAGCAATGCcagagaaaacaagaaagactCGGAACACACggaagaaaaaaagacTCCAGCCGTACAACAGTATAAACAAGTAGAACTTGAGCAGATAACTAAAATCCAGACTggtgaagaaaacgaaatcTCGCATTTTTCAGCTACAGCAAAGCTTTTCGAACTTGATTTAACCAACATATCAGATGGCTGGAAGGAAAGAGGCACTGGACCGTTACATTTGAATCAGTCTAAAGCTGACAAATCTGTACGTTTATTAATGAGATCACAAGGGTTATTGAAAGTAGTCTTGAACTACAAGGTTAACTCGAAAACTGAACTACTTAAAGGATTGGAAGCCAGTTTGACACCAGGAAAGTTCGTTCGTCTTAATTCTGTCAGGGCAGACGGCACTCCAGTCCaatacttgttgaagtttggATCGGAGGCTCTTAGAAATGATTTGGTGGAAAAAGTAGATGCCctcaagaaggaaatagACACTTAG
- a CDS encoding predicted protein codes for MDAGTAMHRARLRQHLLNGEQDIDALSSPMYSQQTQPNQQASYSNHDIMTPLPAPNSGPRKGSLTSQSGMNRFFRRGREPGNFNEDLGADIQELTNGANVSFEDISHIRNRGPYGMTGSHTLDTTPIIPTLGPAGSNGKTPVNNIQYRKQMNQQKKMALASGARAMSLASGNPMNQQQFQGQNQLQNSNVNFQGYPQVQYDPRSMSLGGAPPANYNRAMSLNSNPNFQQGPRAMSLNTRQPMNNNMNNNMNNNMNMNKNLNLPNTNGPRSMSMRSGPYNIPGAFPQPGPNGRSMSLTGQQQPQQPGYNPYTQQQQQQFQQQQFLQQQQQNFNQQQYQQAYPRSKSLNSNAMLQQQNFQQQNNSLNNRSNPLSNQVLPPVPIQNNFQQSNSNDSLMNVVEEEEDNDEPPAPKQHPRRVPPPISPTSDFPPQASIDQDLQHSLDPSLEHSQHSLDPGLDNKIKIEESEPQPLSSSSPLRENSEHEDEDAIYKFDEEDNDNRSISRMSTIKKSNSMRLRKLNLFSNEKAAHDQFETKLTTEREVEEEDDIDLNEDDEPVNLSNTHNHSPSFNIRNDTRESMLFDENEYDARRENREKFKSIGATASNTSTSTTKDVFLTASDITPMKEGLSTHTTPFKPLVTPGKALPSPNLRLDEESDIENEQSNTTFTAENPSDRDLKERGSPDFTKPRIPKNNFIGPNRSASTSSQNSPAPSIKSIRANTAFNNFRTSPHDGHSHSHNDDLSFDSSEKSLSHINDLTPKLSGEQISGLNSSNTVDKFSDRIQDDGSHYSGNSIDNGGHGELVSHQTTNKSADIYDQSTPPTPRTTYSNGNNYSPTYASQAPPPPPMHNINTNVPVDGFMRSNNTNDLINSPLEFTKNVPLETKTKEKRSSRNFSLTNKSMNIFKRLSKSSKRASGNYDEESVSSKSNRTSISGSSQVPTGAAQQRRASGSVPIQLSPVVPQHDKYQAPPQSPSKGPLTFTKQELHIMNCNNDLLLELELVTTELASSIKRELALENKLKNSSSSPNPDQDAFAEVTEKSRQISDLQEKLNKERRLRFISEEHALLSEHGQTPSPLKLNYEKTELYKQLLIKNDLVNQLEDKLQEYEGDRKNQDQKLLDKYNELLNENSELKFNVIPDLERRLGEQQPHGEHYKGSGSRQFTLLGNEYEQYDESQEEISTLKHQRDELREVVSQLRNNHRNELKLANDKVGALEKRLQDMKAINDKLSGRPQPASNTSTDGEETPTFGHDNSMSSGGATRSAFHVTPPHSAKQNFTQNSFHTNGKSGKLSGFTIVSPTKKFFD; via the coding sequence ATGGACGCCGGAACCGCCATGCACAGGGCAAGGCTCAGACAGCATTTGCTCAACGGCGAACAGGACATTGATGCCTTGTCCCTGCCCATGTATTCGCAACAGACCCAGCCGAATCAGCAGGCTTCATACTCCAACCACGATATAATGACTCCGCTTCCAGCTCCCAATTCCGGACCGCGTAAGGGTTCGCTTACTTCACAGTCGGGTATGAATCGTTTCTTCCGTCGTGGACGCGAGCCGGGCAACTTCAACGAGGATTTGGGAGCAGACATCCAAGAACTCACAAACGGTGCCAACGTGCTGTTTGAAGACATCTCCCATATTCGAAATCGCGGTCCCTACGGAATGACCGGTTCTCATACCTTAGACACCACTCCGATTATCCCTACGCTTGGGCCGGCAGGTTCCAACGGGAAGACACCCGTCAACAACATCCAGTATCGTAAACAGATGAaccaacagaagaaaatggcacTTGCTTCAGGCGCCAGAGCCATGTCGCTCGCATCGGGCAACCCCATGAACCAACAGCAGTTCCAGGGCCAGAACCAGCTTCAAAATTCCAACGTCAACTTCCAGGGCTATCCCCAGGTGCAATACGATCCCAGATCCATGTCATTAGGAGGAGCACCTCCAGCAAACTATAACAGAGCCATGTCGTTGAACTCGAACCCCAACTTCCAACAAGGACCCCGAGCCATGTCTCTCAATACTCGGCAGCCAATGAACAATAACATGAACAATAACATGAACAATAACatgaatatgaataagAATTTGAACCTTCCTAATACTAATGGACCCAGATCGATGTCCATGCGTTCGGGCCCCTACAACATTCCTGGTGCATTTCCTCAACCAGGTCCCAACGGAAGATCGATGTCTTTAACTGGTCAGCAGCAGCCGCAGCAGCCTGGTTACAATCCATATAcacaacagcagcaacaacaattccaacagcagcagttcttacaacagcaacaacagaatTTCAATCAGCAACAGTATCAACAGGCATACCCACGttcaaagtctttgaaCAGTAATGCCAtgcttcaacaacagaatTTCCAGCAACAAAACAACTCTCTTAACAATCGTAGCAATCCTCTCAGTAACCAGGTACTCCCTCCTGTTCCTATTCAGAACAACTTCCAGCAATCAAACTCCAACGATTCGCTTATGAATGTAgtagaggaagaagaagacaatgacGAGCCTCCAGCTCCAAAGCAGCATCCCAGAAGAGTACCTCCTCCAATTCTGCCCACTTCTGATTTTCCTCCTCAAGCCAGTATAGATCAAGATTTACAACATAGTCTTGATCCAAGTTTAGAACACAGTCAACATAGTCTTGATCCTGGATTAgacaacaaaatcaaaattgaagaatcagaGCCCCAGCcgttgtcttcatcttctccattGCGTGAAAACTCAGAGcacgaagacgaagatgcCATTTACAAgtttgacgaagaagacaatgatAACCGTTCCATTTCCAGAATGTCCACTATCAAAAAGTCGAACTCCATGAGATTACGAAAACTTAATTTGTTCAGTAATGAAAAAGCAGCGCATGATCAATTTGAGACCAAATTGACTACAGAACGAGAAGTGGAAGAGGAGGATGACATCGATCTtaatgaagacgatgaacCTGTAAACCTATCTAATACTCACAATCATTCTCCTTCTTTCAACATAAGGAATGATACCCGCGAGTCAATGCTTTTTGACGAAAATGAATATGATGCTAGACGTGAGAATAGAGAAAAGTTTAAGTCTATTGGAGCCACAGCTTCCAACACGTCTACCTCTACAACCAAAGATGTATTTTTGACTGCTTCAGATATCACTCCTATGAAAGAAGGTTTATCTACACACACCACTCCATTCAAACCATTGGTCACTCCTGGAAAGGCATTACCCTCTCCTAATCTTCGattagatgaagaaagtgaTATTGAGAATGAACAACTGAATACGACATTCACGGCTGAGAATCCGTCTGATCGCGACCTCAAGGAAAGAGGATCGCCAGACTTCACAAAACCCAGAATCCCtaagaacaacttcattgGACCAAACAGAAGTGCCAGCACTCTGAGCCAGAACAGTCCTGCTCCATCCATCAAGTCTATCAGAGCCAATACAGCATTTAACAATTTCAGAACGTCTCCACATGATGGACACTCCCATTCTCACAATGATGACCTTTCatttgattcttctgaaaagtcACTTTCCCATATCAACGATCTCACCCCAAAGCTTTCTGGTGAACAAATCAGCGGATTGAACAGCTCAAACACAGTCGATAAGTTCTCTGATCGTATTCAAGATGATGGATCTCACTATTCAGGCAACAGTATTGATAATGGCGGACATGGAGAACTTGTTTCCCACCAAACAACGAACAAGAGTGCCGATATTTACGATCAGTCTACCCCTCCAACCCCTCGTACTACCTACAGTAATGGTAATAATTACAGTCCAACATATGCCTCACAGGCGccacctccacctccaATGCATAACATTAATACGAATGTTCCAGTAGATGGGTTCATGAGATCAAATAACACCAATGACCTCATCAACTCGCCTCTTGAGTTCACCAAGAATGTGCCTCTAGAAACGAAGACGAAAGAAAAGAGGTCATCTAGAAATTTCTCCTTGACAAACAAGTCTATGAATATTTTCAAGAGACTTTCCAAGTCTAGTAAGAGAGCGAGTGGTAATTACGATGAGGAATCTGTATCTCTGAAACTGAACAGAACGTCGATCAGTGGGTCTTCGCAAGTTCCTACTGGAGCGGCTCAACAGCGTCGTGCTTCTGGTTCGGTGCCTATTCAGCTTTCACCAGTAGTTCCGCAGCACGATAAGTACCAAGCTCCTCCACAACTGCCATCTAAAGGTCCATTAACTTTTACAAAGCAGGAGTTGCATATTATGAACTGCAATAACGATTTGCTTTTAGAATTGGAACTTGTCACTACTGAATTGGCTTCCTCTATCAAAAGGGAATTAGCACTTGaaaacaaattgaagaacagTTCTAGTTCGCCTAACCCTGATCAAGATGCTTTTGCAGAAGTGACTGAGAAACTGAGACAGATTTCTGATTTacaagaaaagttgaataaGGAGAGAAGATTGCGTTTCATTAGTGAAGAACACGCCTTGTTGCTGGAACATGGACAAACACCTTCACCACTCAAGTTGAACTACGAGAAAACCGAACTCTACAAGCAACTTCTTATCAAAAACGACTTGGTGAACCAATTGGAGGACAAGCTTCAGGAATATGAAGGGGATCGTAAGAATCAAGAtcagaagttgttggacaaATACAACGAGCTTTTGAATGAGAATTCcgaattgaaattcaatGTAATTCCtgatttggaaagaagacttggcGAACAGCAACCGCACGGTGAGCACTACAAGGGGAGCGGCTCCAGACAATTCACACTTTTAGGTAATGAATACGAACAATACGATGAGTCGCAGGAAGAGATTCTGACATTGAAGCATCAGAGAGATGAATTGAGGGAGGTGGTTAGTCAGCTTAGGAACAACCACAGgaacgagttgaagttAGCCAACGACAAAGTTGGAGCCCTTGAAAAGAGATTGCAAGACATGAAAGCCATTAACGATAAGTTGAGTGGAAGGCCACAACCTGCTTCCAACACTTCGACGGATGGAGAAGAAACCCCAACTTTTGGCCATGACAATTCAATGAGTTCTGGAGGTGCCACTAGATCGGCTTTTCATGTGACACCTCCACACTCTGCAAAGCAGAACTTCACCCAGAACTCTTTCCACACCAATGGTAAAAGTGGAAAATTGCTGGGATTTACAATTGTATCACCTacgaagaagttctttgatTAA
- the ATP4 gene encoding ATP synthase F0 sector subunit 4 (ATP synthase F0 sector subunit 4 analogous to the bovine b subunit~go_function hydrogen-transporting ATP synthase activity, rotational mechanism; hydrogen-transporting ATPase activity, rotational mechanism~go_component proton-transporting two-sector ATPase complex~go_process ATP synthesis coupled proton transport) has protein sequence MSMINRIAFRAAARPAVGMAMRPAPIGLRYLSTQQPEPKAKANSIIDALPGNSYLSKTGLLATTAAAAVYGISNELIIIHDETILVATFAAFTALAAKFIAPLYTEWADGEIKKVNDLLNQSRTKHVTAVKDRIESVSQLKDVVSTTEALFAISKETAQLEAETFELKQKIAVAHEAKATLDAWVRFEQHQRQQEQEQLVKSVLEKVNKELENPKFQEKVLAESVAEVEKLFAKN, from the exons ATGTCCATGATTAATAGAATTGCATTCAGGGCAGCCGCTCGTCCAGCTGTTGGCATGGCCATGCGTCCAGCTCC AATCGGTTTGCGTTACCTCTCCACTCAGCAGCCAGAACCAAAGGCTAAGGCCAACTCCATCATCGATGCCCTCCCTGGTAACTCGTACTTGTCCAAGACAGGTCTTTTGGCTACCACCGCTGCCGCTGCCGTGTACGGTATCtccaacgagttgatcaTCATCCACGATGAAACCATCTTGGTTGCTACCTTTGCTGCATTCACCGCCTTGGCTGCTAAGTTCATTGCTCCATTGTACACCGAATGGGCCGACggagaaatcaagaaagtcaaCGATTTGTTGAACCAATCCAGAACCAAACACGTAACAGCAGTCAAGGACAGAATTGAATCTGTTTCTCAATTGAAGGATGTTGTTTCCACCACTGAAGCATTGTTTGCCATCTCTAAGGAAACCGCTCAATTAGAAGCTGAGACCTTTGAATTGAAGCAAAAGATTGCCGTTGCCCACGAAGCCAAGGCAACCTTAGACGCCTGGGTCAGATTCGAACAACATcaaagacaacaagaacagGAACAATTGGTCAAGTCTGTCTTGGAAAAGGTTAacaaagaacttgaaaacCCTAAGTTTCAAGAAAAGGTTTTGGCCGAATCCGTTGCTGAAGTCGAAAAGTTGTTCGCTAAGAACTAA
- the MSI1 gene encoding chromatin assembly complex, subunit 3 yields the protein MSPEDSEQTYIDDFTQRNYRIWKKNTPFLYDYLSTNSLLWPSLTVQFFPDRTDGQIESGTSKTSSEDSDNIYFQRLLHGTFSLGSSVDSIQILQVPVFADLNRNLRIDRLDFNSEKQEFELATSVNNKFKVLQKINHMGDVNKVRYMPQKPNIIASANNMGDLAIYERTKHKSFKNSLIDDTDLNKVQVYLKNSNSADVEGTDIFAIDWNKQKEGTIVSASMNGEINLYDIRSNFVKDKSVVNESWYYHNESSTGVNDIEWLPQHDSLFSAVDDAGFISLFDTREESKLVHRYRSSEVGVNSISVNPGISHCIATGDSNGSIHVYDIRGIGSEMNPIYSIQEQTESITQLKWHPRYHNVLGSSSTDHSVKLFDLENSSSLLFAHAGHMLGVNDFDWSHHDDWMVASVSDDNSLHVWKPSHTITRKYNSR from the coding sequence ATGTCTCCAGAAGATAGCGAACAGACTTATATTGACGATTTTACCCAGAGAAATTACAGaatatggaagaagaacacaCCTTTTCTCTACGACTACCTTCTGACAAATTCACTCTTGTGGCCGTCGCTAACAGTTCAGTTCTTTCCTGATCGGACTGATGGACAAATAGAAAGCGGAACTTCTAAAACTTCATCTGAAGATTCTGATAATATATATTTCCAAAGACTACTTCATGGTACATTTAGTTTGGGCCTGTCAGTGGATAGTATCCAGATTCTCCAGGTTCCTGTTTTTGCTGACTTGAATCGCAATCTCCGTATTGACCGACTTGATTTCAATCTGGAAAAGCAGGAATTCGAATTAGCTACTTCTGTCAACAATAAATTCAAGGTGCTTCAAAAGATAAACCATATGGGAGATGTTAACAAGGTGAGGTATATGCCCCAGAAACCAAACATCATCGCCAGCGCCAACAATATGGGCGACTTGGCGATATACGAAAGAACAAAACACAAAAGCTTCAAGAACTCGCTCATAGACGATACCGACCTAAATAAGGTCCAGGTATATCTCAAGAACAGTAACTCCGCAGACGTAGAAGGTACCGATATCTTTGCTATCGATTGGAACAAACAAAAGGAAGGTACTATTGTATCAGCCAGTATGAACGGCGAGATAAATCTATATGACATTCGAAGCAATTTTGTAAAGGATAAGTCTGTTGTTAATGAATCCTGGTACTACCACAATGAGAGCAGTACAGGTGTCAACGATATCGAATGGCTCCCTCAACATGACTCCCTATTTAGTGCTGTAGATGATGCCGgtttcatttctttgtttGACACgagagaagaaagcaaacTAGTTCACCGTTACAGACTGTCTGAAGTTGGAGTTAACAGTATCAGTGTCAACCCTGGAATTTCTCATTGCATAGCTACTGGTGATAGCAACGGTCTGATCCACGTCTACGATATAAGAGGTATTGGAAGCGAAATGAACCCTATCTACTCgattcaagaacaaactGAATCTATCACACAGCTTAAATGGCATCCACGGTACCATAATGTGTTGGGTTCGTCTTCCACAGATCATCTGGTAAAATTgtttgatttggaaaactcTAGTTCTCTTTTGTTTGCACATGCTGGCCATATGTTAGGAGTAAACGACTTTGACTGGTCTCACCATGATGACTGGATGGTAGCCAGTGTTTCTGATGATAACTCCTTGCATGTATGGAAACCATCGCACACGATCACAAGAAAGTATAACAGTAGATAA
- a CDS encoding predicted protein, translating to MGQTDSQASGQVAPPTEFELFNDKVDIEALPIFTRSQLAEYNGTDKPEIYVAIRGYIYDVSNNSKSYGPGKSYHKLVGKDVTRLLAFNRLVMKPGANSNEESSGKGGLEDTTWYSEDLNDKQNEVVDKWILFFRKRYPIVGVVVDHELGTDIGQ from the coding sequence ATGGGCCAAACAGATTCCCAGGCTTCCGGCCAGGTGGCTCCACCTACTGAATTCGAGCTTTTCAACGACAAGGTCGATATAGAGGCACTCCCGATTTTCACGAGATCGCAGTTGGCTGAATATAATGGAACAGACAAACCAGAGATATATGTCGCTATTCGAGGCTATATTTACGATGTGAgcaacaattccaagagCTATGGTCCCGGCAAGAGCTACCACAAACTTGTAGGGAAGGATGTTACACGATTGCTCGCTTTTAATCGTTTGGTGATGAAACCAGGTGCCAATTCTAATGAGGAATCTAGCGGAAAGGGAGGTTTGGAAGATACGACGTGGTACAGTGAAGACTTGAATGACAAGCAGAACGAGGTGGTGGACAAGTGGATCTTGTTTTTCCGCAAGCGGTACCCCATAGTTGGAGTAGTTGTGGACCACGAGTTGGGCACTGACATAGGTCAATAA